A single region of the Chryseobacterium sp. 6424 genome encodes:
- a CDS encoding YkvA family protein, with protein sequence MKLSKIALAKEAFKHKGFIAKIPVIVRMVKSVMSAGGYRPEYKNVVLPGLVLLYLVSPIDIIPDWLPGIGVLDDLALLAFAIPMLMKEAEKFVVWEAERKTDKTIDAEIVD encoded by the coding sequence ATGAAACTCTCGAAAATTGCTTTGGCCAAAGAAGCCTTTAAACACAAAGGATTTATTGCGAAAATTCCGGTAATTGTAAGAATGGTGAAATCGGTGATGTCAGCAGGTGGCTATCGGCCCGAATATAAAAATGTAGTGTTGCCCGGCCTCGTATTGCTGTATTTGGTTTCCCCAATTGATATTATCCCAGACTGGTTGCCGGGGATTGGGGTGCTTGATGATCTGGCGCTGCTCGCTTTCGCAATACCTATGCTTATGAAAGAAGCAGAAAAATTTGTAGTTTGGGAAGCGGAGCGAAAGACTGACAAAACAATTGATGCAGAAATTGTAGATTAA
- a CDS encoding LLM class flavin-dependent oxidoreductase: MKHFELSVLDLAPVKQNRTIHDTFNDSLDLARHVEKLKYKRFWLAEHHNMASIASSATSVLIGFIANGTKTIRVGSGGVMLPNHSSLVIAEQFGTLESLFPKRIDLGVGRAPGTDGLTAKALGRNPMIINEQFPRQIQELQRYFSVENANSPVRAIPGEGCNVPIYVLGSSTDSAWLASELGLPYAFAGHFAPQMMESAFEIYRENYKPSEEFPEPYIISCVNGVAAETDAEAQKLSSTLYQMFVNIIRNDRKPYAPPVEDIDAIWNPMEKAHVKNMLRYSFIGSEESVKKQFADFQKQFRVDEIMVTSAIYDHQARLKSYEIIRKATDLLLL; this comes from the coding sequence ATGAAACATTTTGAACTTTCAGTTCTGGATCTGGCTCCCGTAAAGCAGAACAGGACCATCCACGATACATTTAATGACAGCCTCGATCTTGCACGCCACGTAGAAAAACTGAAATATAAAAGGTTTTGGCTTGCAGAACATCATAACATGGCCAGTATCGCCAGTTCCGCCACTTCAGTCCTGATTGGCTTTATCGCGAACGGCACGAAGACAATCCGCGTAGGCTCTGGCGGCGTGATGCTTCCAAACCACAGTTCGCTGGTAATCGCTGAACAATTCGGGACCCTCGAAAGCCTTTTCCCAAAAAGGATAGATCTGGGCGTAGGCCGCGCGCCTGGAACTGATGGACTCACGGCAAAAGCCTTAGGACGGAACCCGATGATCATCAACGAGCAGTTCCCAAGACAAATCCAGGAGCTTCAACGGTATTTCTCGGTTGAGAACGCAAACAGTCCGGTACGTGCGATACCGGGTGAAGGTTGTAATGTCCCGATTTATGTTTTGGGATCGAGTACCGACAGCGCCTGGCTGGCTTCTGAACTTGGTCTTCCGTACGCTTTTGCAGGACATTTTGCGCCACAGATGATGGAAAGCGCGTTTGAGATCTACCGCGAAAACTACAAACCAAGCGAAGAATTCCCGGAACCTTACATTATTTCGTGTGTGAATGGTGTGGCTGCGGAAACTGATGCAGAAGCACAGAAACTTTCGAGCACGCTTTATCAAATGTTCGTCAACATCATCCGGAATGACCGCAAACCATACGCTCCGCCAGTGGAAGATATCGACGCGATTTGGAATCCGATGGAAAAAGCACATGTAAAAAATATGCTGCGTTATAGTTTCATTGGTAGTGAAGAATCGGTGAAGAAACAATTCGCAGATTTCCAGAAACAGTTCAGGGTGGATGAGATCATGGTGACTTCAGCGATTTATGATCATCAGGCGCGGTTGAAATCTTATGAAATCATCAGGAAAGCCACAGACTTGCTGTTGTTGTAA
- a CDS encoding peptidase, with protein MSTHLYKVTAKKEMGKIAKGMSVEIVIKNASRKPNQKEVIDSLNLKYGAKTAASGLSLSNFEITEM; from the coding sequence ATGTCCACACACCTCTACAAAGTAACCGCTAAAAAAGAAATGGGCAAGATTGCGAAAGGCATGTCCGTAGAAATAGTGATAAAAAACGCGTCGCGAAAACCTAATCAAAAAGAAGTTATCGACTCACTTAACCTTAAATATGGTGCTAAAACCGCTGCGTCCGGATTGAGTCTCTCCAATTTTGAGATAACCGAAATGTAA
- the ribB gene encoding 3,4-dihydroxy-2-butanone-4-phosphate synthase encodes MSDIKLNTIPEAIEDLRNGKIIIVVDDENRENEGDFLSAAELTTPEIINFMTIHGRGLICTPLPEKRCDELGLDIMVTRSSDPKETAFTVSVDLLGEGVSTGISASDRSKTILALMDENTKPTDFMRPGHIFPLRAKKGGVLKRAGHTEAAIDLTKLAGLKEGGVICEIMNEDGSMARLPELVELAKKHDLKIVSIEDLIHYQLKKGDLIERIEERKVKTHYGEFDFYAFKETSTDQIHFALTKGTWVVDEPVLVRVQASNSYFDVLNRLTAGEKPLLEKITSMINAEGKGALIFINNVSNAENTLRKLQQFLDFQDGQEQRPTLASNYHDYGIGTQILKNLGITKFRVITQNVNQKPLVGGYDVEVTEMVQL; translated from the coding sequence ATGTCGGATATTAAACTCAATACCATTCCTGAAGCGATTGAAGACCTGAGAAACGGTAAAATCATCATTGTGGTTGATGATGAAAACCGCGAAAATGAAGGCGACTTTCTCTCCGCTGCGGAACTTACCACCCCAGAGATCATCAACTTTATGACCATCCATGGCCGTGGGCTTATCTGTACACCGCTGCCCGAAAAACGCTGCGACGAGCTAGGCCTCGACATCATGGTGACGCGCAGCAGCGACCCGAAAGAAACTGCTTTTACCGTTTCTGTGGATCTATTGGGTGAGGGCGTTTCGACCGGGATTTCTGCCAGCGACCGCAGCAAGACGATTCTGGCACTGATGGACGAGAACACAAAACCTACTGATTTTATGCGTCCGGGACATATTTTCCCGCTGCGTGCCAAGAAAGGTGGAGTTCTGAAAAGAGCCGGCCACACCGAAGCTGCGATTGATTTAACCAAACTTGCGGGCCTCAAAGAAGGTGGCGTGATCTGCGAGATCATGAACGAAGACGGCTCGATGGCCAGACTTCCGGAACTGGTGGAACTGGCAAAAAAACACGACCTAAAGATCGTTTCTATTGAAGACCTCATTCATTATCAGCTTAAAAAAGGCGATCTCATTGAAAGAATCGAAGAAAGAAAAGTAAAAACACATTACGGTGAGTTTGATTTCTATGCATTTAAAGAAACCAGTACGGATCAAATCCATTTTGCTCTTACAAAGGGTACGTGGGTTGTGGACGAGCCGGTTTTGGTGCGTGTGCAGGCATCGAACTCTTATTTTGATGTGCTGAACAGGTTGACCGCAGGTGAAAAACCTTTGCTTGAGAAAATTACAAGTATGATTAACGCCGAAGGAAAAGGCGCTTTAATCTTCATCAATAATGTATCAAATGCTGAAAATACGTTGAGGAAACTTCAGCAGTTCCTAGATTTTCAGGATGGGCAGGAGCAGCGCCCAACGCTGGCCTCGAACTACCACGATTATGGCATCGGTACGCAGATCCTGAAGAATCTTGGCATCACGAAATTCCGTGTGATCACGCAGAACGTGAATCAAAAACCTCTGGTAGGCGGCTATGATGTGGAAGTGACGGAGATGGTGCAGTTGTAG
- a CDS encoding YMGG-like glycine zipper-containing protein: MKNIVTAGFMSVLLMTACTKDNTVAEKSLEQQKIEFQARQLEIERQKLAIEKEKMAYETQRKADSIEEERKSKQAIAAAKPQVIRETKTVYVDNTPRYSSSSGASSGSTAGTSQGTTQKQGMSKAAKGTIIGTVGGAAAGALINKRNRAAGAVVGGIVGGATGYTIGRAGDRKDGRVQ, translated from the coding sequence ATGAAAAATATAGTCACAGCAGGGTTTATGTCGGTTTTATTAATGACGGCCTGTACAAAGGATAATACAGTTGCAGAGAAATCTTTAGAACAGCAAAAAATAGAGTTCCAAGCAAGGCAGCTGGAGATTGAAAGACAGAAATTAGCTATTGAAAAAGAAAAAATGGCTTATGAAACACAACGTAAGGCCGATAGCATAGAGGAAGAACGTAAATCAAAACAGGCAATAGCCGCGGCAAAACCGCAAGTGATCCGCGAAACTAAAACGGTATATGTGGATAATACGCCAAGATATTCTTCAAGCTCAGGGGCTAGCTCGGGCAGTACCGCAGGCACTTCACAGGGGACTACACAAAAGCAAGGCATGAGTAAAGCCGCTAAAGGGACCATTATCGGTACTGTAGGTGGCGCGGCAGCCGGTGCGCTGATTAATAAACGGAACCGTGCCGCTGGTGCAGTGGTAGGTGGTATCGTGGGTGGTGCTACCGGATATACCATTGGTAGAGCTGGTGACCGTAAGGATGGCCGCGTTCAATAA
- a CDS encoding DUF3467 domain-containing protein yields the protein MDNNQNQNQDPNNININLNEMVAAGVYCNLALVNHSPSEFVLDFIQLMPGVQQANVRSRVILAPLHAKRVLSALQQNIANYEQQFGEIKEVEPFVLGGNNVQA from the coding sequence ATGGACAACAACCAAAACCAAAACCAGGATCCAAACAACATCAACATCAACCTGAACGAGATGGTAGCAGCAGGTGTTTACTGTAACCTTGCATTAGTAAACCACTCACCATCTGAGTTTGTACTGGATTTCATTCAGCTGATGCCGGGTGTACAGCAGGCTAACGTACGTTCAAGAGTAATTTTGGCGCCGCTTCACGCGAAGAGAGTACTTTCTGCCTTGCAGCAGAACATCGCAAACTACGAGCAGCAGTTCGGCGAAATCAAGGAAGTGGAGCCTTTCGTATTGGGTGGAAACAACGTACAGGCATAA
- a CDS encoding thioredoxin family protein: MEKYWNQALTFNEYMQEAEKRVQQTANTDEYFTYYELGLHRMERTLKTFSIEPEHLEEVKNKQFKGKILIISEPWCGDASATVPAVAKFFEAAGIEVKVFLRDADVTLIDQFLTNGTQSIPKVLILSEDFTVRNTWGPRPKYGVELLKKFKENETVYPREVFYNDLQVYYAKNRGKDAIEEILNLI, translated from the coding sequence ATGGAAAAATATTGGAATCAGGCCCTCACGTTTAATGAGTACATGCAGGAAGCCGAAAAACGCGTACAGCAAACCGCAAATACCGACGAGTATTTCACTTACTACGAACTCGGCTTGCACCGCATGGAAAGAACCCTGAAAACCTTCAGCATAGAACCAGAACACCTTGAGGAGGTGAAAAACAAACAATTTAAGGGTAAAATTCTTATCATTTCCGAGCCTTGGTGTGGGGACGCCAGCGCGACAGTACCCGCAGTCGCGAAGTTTTTTGAAGCTGCAGGCATCGAAGTGAAAGTTTTTTTAAGAGACGCAGACGTTACACTTATTGACCAGTTTCTAACCAACGGTACACAGTCGATCCCGAAAGTATTGATTCTTAGTGAAGACTTTACTGTAAGAAACACTTGGGGGCCACGCCCAAAATATGGGGTAGAGCTTCTGAAAAAATTTAAAGAAAACGAAACTGTGTACCCCCGCGAAGTATTTTATAACGACCTTCAGGTCTATTACGCCAAAAACCGTGGTAAAGATGCCATTGAAGAAATTTTAAACCTCATTTGA
- the miaA gene encoding tRNA (adenosine(37)-N6)-dimethylallyltransferase MiaA has protein sequence MKNLISIIGTTGIGKTKLSLALAQHFKTEILSCDSRQFFQEMKIGTATPTAAELSEAPHHFIGHLSVKDYYSIGQFEKDATAKLQQLFSTKDTLIMVGGSMMYEKAIIEGLNDLPEADYQNQQKLEGLMNTHGIEALQNLLESLDPEYFSTVDRENPRRLLRAIDVIWQTGKSYTENISTSVKKRDFNVYRIGITAPREIIYERINRRVDLMMQAGLLQEAESLLPYRHLVPLQTVGYTELFRYFDGEWTLDFAVEEIKKNSRRFAKRQLTWYRKETNIHWVSFENPVEESLSLLHNLNIKPEQ, from the coding sequence GTGAAAAATCTAATCTCCATTATCGGGACAACTGGCATTGGTAAAACCAAACTCTCCCTGGCGCTTGCCCAACACTTCAAGACCGAAATCCTTTCCTGCGATTCGCGCCAGTTCTTTCAGGAGATGAAGATCGGTACGGCTACACCAACTGCGGCAGAGCTTTCCGAGGCACCGCATCATTTCATTGGTCATCTTTCCGTAAAGGATTATTACAGCATTGGTCAGTTTGAGAAAGACGCTACGGCAAAACTTCAGCAACTTTTTAGTACAAAAGATACTTTGATTATGGTAGGCGGCAGTATGATGTATGAAAAAGCCATTATTGAAGGCCTGAACGATCTACCCGAAGCCGATTACCAAAATCAGCAAAAGCTGGAGGGACTGATGAATACACACGGCATCGAAGCATTACAAAACCTGCTCGAATCTCTGGACCCTGAATATTTCAGCACCGTTGACCGTGAAAATCCGCGTCGGCTACTACGCGCCATTGATGTCATTTGGCAAACCGGAAAAAGCTATACCGAAAATATTTCTACCTCTGTTAAAAAACGCGATTTTAATGTGTACCGTATTGGGATCACAGCGCCTCGCGAAATCATTTATGAAAGGATTAACCGGCGTGTCGATCTGATGATGCAGGCAGGCCTCCTCCAAGAAGCAGAAAGTTTACTCCCTTACCGCCATTTGGTACCTTTGCAAACTGTGGGTTATACGGAACTCTTTAGATATTTCGATGGCGAATGGACGCTGGATTTTGCGGTGGAAGAAATCAAGAAAAACTCGCGCCGTTTTGCGAAAAGACAACTTACATGGTACCGCAAAGAGACCAACATCCATTGGGTAAGTTTTGAAAATCCGGTGGAAGAATCCTTATCTTTGTTGCATAATCTTAACATAAAACCTGAACAATAA
- a CDS encoding TlpA family protein disulfide reductase, whose product MTFLRKNIFYIIAVVFVAVLYLFPSVKLKIKDLFFPIAAIENAVTLQDSDYDVELKGINVPSTNLKNLKGDKLVFLNFWGTWCPPCREEWPTIQQLYENRKGQIEFVLIAMQDQEDTVVKFLKENNYTAPVYIAQSPVSKNILPKAFPTTFLLDKNGRILLKEDASKDWNSKSVNEFIDNVTK is encoded by the coding sequence ATGACATTTTTAAGAAAGAATATTTTTTACATCATCGCTGTCGTTTTCGTGGCCGTGCTTTACCTGTTTCCGTCGGTTAAACTGAAGATTAAAGACCTGTTTTTCCCGATAGCAGCGATAGAGAATGCGGTAACGTTACAAGATTCTGATTACGATGTAGAACTGAAAGGCATCAATGTACCCAGTACCAACCTGAAAAATTTGAAAGGAGATAAACTGGTTTTCCTTAATTTCTGGGGAACCTGGTGCCCGCCATGTCGCGAAGAATGGCCTACGATACAGCAACTGTATGAAAACAGAAAAGGGCAGATCGAGTTTGTACTGATTGCTATGCAAGACCAGGAAGACACGGTGGTGAAATTCCTGAAAGAAAACAATTACACCGCGCCAGTTTATATAGCACAGAGCCCGGTTTCCAAGAATATTTTGCCTAAAGCTTTCCCTACCACTTTTCTATTGGATAAAAATGGCAGGATCTTGCTTAAAGAAGATGCGTCAAAGGATTGGAACAGCAAATCCGTCAACGAATTTATCGATAACGTTACTAAGTAA
- the aroC gene encoding chorismate synthase, with protein sequence MFTLGNFITLTTFGESHGPAYGGIIHNFPAGLQVDFEAVQHELNRRKPGQSAIVTQRKEGDVVQFLSGIFEGRTTGTPIGFIIENENQKSRDYDHIAQAYRPSHADFTYDQKFGLRDYRGGGKSSARETVNWVVAGSLAKQLLPEEVEIHAYVSSVGEIFCEKPYQELDFRNTESNEVRCPDPKTAEKMIARIREIKKEGNTIGGTITCVIKNLPVGIGEPVFGKLQAELAKAMMNINAAKGFEYGSGFCGAKMTGKAHNDLFNTDFTTQTNLSGGIQGGISNGMDVYFRVAFKPVATILRPQQSVDKYSNAVTVEGKGRHDPCVLPRAVPIVENLAAFVLADLYMINKLRKI encoded by the coding sequence ATGTTCACATTAGGGAATTTCATTACACTTACCACCTTCGGTGAGAGCCACGGCCCAGCTTATGGTGGCATCATCCATAATTTCCCTGCGGGTTTGCAGGTGGATTTTGAGGCTGTTCAGCATGAGCTCAACCGCCGGAAACCTGGCCAGTCAGCCATTGTTACCCAGCGGAAAGAGGGTGATGTTGTGCAGTTTCTGTCCGGTATTTTTGAGGGTAGAACCACAGGCACGCCCATTGGTTTTATAATAGAGAATGAAAACCAGAAATCCCGCGATTACGACCACATCGCCCAAGCCTATCGCCCGAGCCATGCAGATTTTACGTATGACCAAAAATTCGGGCTGCGCGATTACCGCGGCGGTGGCAAATCCTCAGCACGCGAGACGGTGAATTGGGTGGTGGCCGGCAGCCTGGCCAAACAGCTACTTCCTGAGGAGGTAGAAATACATGCTTATGTATCATCTGTGGGCGAGATTTTCTGTGAAAAGCCATATCAGGAACTCGATTTCCGGAATACAGAATCCAATGAGGTGCGCTGCCCGGACCCGAAAACCGCCGAAAAAATGATTGCCCGCATCAGGGAAATCAAAAAAGAAGGCAACACCATTGGCGGAACCATCACCTGTGTCATCAAAAACCTGCCAGTAGGCATCGGCGAACCCGTTTTTGGCAAGTTACAGGCAGAACTGGCCAAAGCGATGATGAATATTAATGCAGCCAAAGGATTTGAATATGGCAGCGGATTTTGCGGCGCGAAAATGACAGGGAAGGCCCACAATGATCTCTTTAATACAGATTTTACCACCCAAACCAACCTTTCAGGGGGAATACAGGGCGGAATTTCAAATGGCATGGATGTGTATTTCCGGGTGGCTTTTAAACCGGTGGCGACAATCCTGCGACCACAGCAAAGTGTAGATAAATACAGCAATGCCGTTACAGTAGAAGGGAAAGGCCGCCACGATCCGTGTGTATTGCCGCGTGCCGTACCTATTGTGGAGAATCTGGCCGCTTTTGTGCTGGCAGATCTATACATGATTAATAAATTGAGAAAAATATAA
- a CDS encoding LIC_10190 family membrane protein: protein MLYLIFTMLLLFPVLLGFGALVQLRCREKDDSISGTLLRGIFIVALSWTLIAFVAPLNEFLELIYLIAGGACFMYFKGYRAVSQLWSNAGILLPISFLILLFFGAGFPFILDHFGYYVPTIKWLTQFGMVKGIANLDLVIGQMSIWHIFQAGFSHFSDSFLRINVLAAGVFLIYIFEKKCWIHLFFLPILFLFVQSPSPDLPAIVFSLILLQEILHGNRSYTWLFAFAVFVFCLKPTVVWLPIFVFGYMFLHKKWGLPHLIPGLLVLLIFVLKNSWVFGYPFFPVQMFDFGLSWKPHPAILQDSAEMAMMKTYDLQYTFAEISGFSLSETVIKWLFLPGIKGFIHISLILSLVVFFVFCLRSKSTIHRFLMVTILVKVALVLTFSAQYRFFLDVFFVIGFVMFHHLISKKLAFFVFLGFSLLVGVFFSFPKLVINIFPTFRLGSFMTGAQADQWLKPRIFELNEFKTHQIGNLQFHVVQGYPFSFDTPLPAISPLYLQQNLNAGIFPQLIGEGLQQGFVWRAMSPQEKKQLQQIIQQFNSGQ, encoded by the coding sequence ATGCTTTATTTGATCTTCACGATGTTACTTCTTTTCCCAGTATTGCTGGGTTTTGGTGCTTTGGTACAGTTGAGATGCAGAGAAAAGGACGACAGTATTTCCGGGACATTGCTAAGGGGGATTTTTATTGTAGCATTATCGTGGACTTTGATTGCGTTTGTCGCGCCTTTGAATGAGTTTTTAGAACTTATTTACCTTATTGCTGGTGGGGCTTGCTTTATGTATTTTAAAGGGTACCGCGCGGTTTCACAACTGTGGTCAAATGCGGGTATCTTGTTGCCAATCAGTTTTTTGATACTCCTGTTTTTTGGGGCAGGTTTCCCGTTCATTCTCGATCATTTCGGATATTATGTTCCTACCATCAAGTGGCTGACGCAATTCGGGATGGTGAAGGGGATTGCTAATCTTGATTTGGTGATAGGGCAAATGTCGATCTGGCATATATTCCAGGCAGGGTTCTCGCATTTTTCTGATTCTTTTTTAAGGATAAATGTATTGGCCGCTGGTGTTTTTCTTATTTATATTTTTGAAAAGAAATGCTGGATCCATCTCTTTTTTCTGCCGATTTTATTCTTGTTTGTACAGTCGCCGTCGCCTGATTTGCCAGCAATCGTCTTTTCCTTGATCCTGCTGCAGGAAATCTTACACGGTAACCGAAGCTATACCTGGCTTTTTGCGTTTGCGGTATTTGTCTTCTGCTTGAAGCCTACTGTTGTTTGGCTGCCGATATTTGTTTTCGGTTATATGTTTCTCCATAAAAAGTGGGGGTTGCCGCATTTAATACCGGGACTTTTGGTATTACTTATTTTTGTGCTGAAGAATAGCTGGGTTTTTGGTTACCCGTTTTTTCCGGTACAAATGTTTGATTTTGGACTTTCATGGAAGCCACATCCGGCAATATTGCAGGATTCTGCCGAAATGGCAATGATGAAGACCTATGATCTGCAATATACTTTTGCTGAAATCTCTGGGTTCAGTCTCTCAGAAACTGTAATTAAATGGCTTTTCCTTCCGGGGATTAAAGGGTTTATTCATATTTCTCTTATCCTGAGTCTGGTGGTTTTCTTTGTTTTTTGCCTTCGGAGTAAATCAACAATCCACAGGTTTCTAATGGTGACAATATTGGTGAAGGTCGCTTTAGTGCTTACATTTTCGGCGCAATACCGCTTTTTCTTGGATGTTTTTTTTGTTATAGGATTTGTAATGTTTCATCACCTCATCTCGAAGAAACTGGCCTTTTTCGTTTTTTTAGGTTTCTCATTACTGGTAGGTGTTTTTTTTTCATTCCCGAAACTGGTCATAAACATATTCCCCACCTTTAGATTAGGGAGTTTCATGACCGGAGCACAAGCAGACCAGTGGCTTAAACCCCGTATCTTTGAACTGAATGAATTTAAAACCCACCAAATAGGTAATCTGCAATTCCATGTAGTTCAGGGATATCCGTTTTCGTTTGATACACCGCTTCCTGCCATATCACCGCTCTATCTTCAGCAAAATCTCAATGCTGGTATTTTCCCACAGCTGATAGGTGAAGGTCTTCAGCAGGGCTTTGTCTGGAGAGCCATGAGCCCACAGGAAAAGAAGCAGCTCCAGCAGATTATACAGCAATTTAACAGCGGTCAATAA